From Peromyscus maniculatus bairdii isolate BWxNUB_F1_BW_parent chromosome 19, HU_Pman_BW_mat_3.1, whole genome shotgun sequence, the proteins below share one genomic window:
- the Prelid3a gene encoding PRELI domain containing protein 3A, whose product MKIWSSEHVFGHPWDTVIKAAMRKYPNPMNPCVVGVDVLERSVDGCGRLHSLRLLSTEWGLPVLVRAILGANRTLTYIKERSVVDPAARKMELCSTNITLTNLVSVNERLVYTPHPENPEKTVLTQEAIITVKGISLGSYLESLMANTISSNAKKGWAAIEWIIEHSESAIS is encoded by the exons CCATCCCTGGGATACGGTGATCAAGGCTGCCATGCGGAAGTACCCAAACCCGATGAACCCGTGCGTGGTGGGCGTGGATGTGCTGGAGCGCAGCGTGGACGGCTGTGGGCGCCTGCACAGTCTGCGCCTGCTCAGCACTGAGTGGGGGCTGCCGGTCCTCGTGCGTGCG ATTTTGGGAGCCAACAGGACCTTGACATACATCAAAGAGCGCTCTGTCGTGGATCCGGCTGCAAGGAAAATGGAGCTGTGTTCCACCAAT atcacACTCACGAATCTGGTGTCAGTGAACGAGAGACTGGTGTACACACCTCATCCAGAGAACCCTGAAAA GACTGTGCTCACCCAAGAAGCCATCATCACTGTGAAGGGGATTAGCCTTGGGAGCTATCTGGAAAGCCTAATGGCTAACACGATATCCTCCAATGCCAAGAAG GGGTGGGCTGCCATTGAGTGGATAATCGAACATTCCGAGAGCGCCATAAGCTAA